A region from the Hypericibacter adhaerens genome encodes:
- a CDS encoding ABC transporter permease codes for MNFGFGALSQERIVFILAALLFAAFALFVDGFASAANLLSLVRGVSVLGILGIGMALVVIGRGINLSLVATMAISVAWTLSLIASMQGAVIPMLIGIAFAIAIGIVAGVLIAYVEIPALFATLAMGTLIYGIGRFKLIDLDIVYVPENAGWMKIFGAVQVFDIPTPVLYFVAIAAVASLGLRYTKIGKFIYAQGDNLVAARITGIPVRPLIVLQYVASSLIGFAAGIITAASVASMNTRIVNSTLIYDVILVVVLGGVGLSGGKGGIRNVIVGTLLIGVLLNGMTILDVQYTAQNVIKSTILLVALVVDSFLNPRDEQVAQQGDI; via the coding sequence GTGAATTTCGGATTCGGCGCCCTGTCCCAGGAACGGATCGTCTTCATCCTGGCGGCGCTGCTGTTCGCGGCCTTCGCGCTGTTCGTCGACGGGTTCGCCTCGGCGGCCAACCTGCTGTCGCTGGTGCGCGGCGTGTCGGTGCTGGGCATCCTCGGCATCGGCATGGCGCTTGTGGTCATCGGCCGCGGCATCAACCTGTCGCTGGTGGCGACCATGGCGATCAGCGTGGCCTGGACCCTGTCGCTGATCGCCAGCATGCAGGGGGCGGTGATCCCGATGCTGATCGGCATCGCCTTCGCGATCGCGATCGGGATCGTCGCCGGCGTCCTCATCGCCTATGTCGAGATCCCCGCGCTGTTCGCGACGCTGGCGATGGGCACCCTGATCTACGGCATCGGCCGCTTCAAGCTGATCGATCTCGACATCGTCTATGTTCCCGAGAACGCCGGCTGGATGAAGATCTTCGGCGCGGTGCAGGTTTTCGACATCCCCACGCCGGTCCTCTATTTCGTCGCCATCGCGGCGGTCGCCAGCCTCGGCCTGCGCTACACCAAGATCGGGAAGTTCATCTACGCGCAAGGCGACAATCTCGTGGCGGCGCGGATCACCGGGATCCCGGTCCGGCCCCTGATCGTCCTGCAATACGTGGCCTCGTCGCTGATCGGCTTCGCCGCCGGCATCATCACCGCCGCGTCGGTCGCGAGCATGAACACCCGGATCGTCAATTCCACCCTGATCTATGACGTCATCCTGGTGGTCGTTCTGGGCGGCGTGGGCTTGAGCGGCGGCAAAGGCGGCATCCGCAACGTCATCGTGGGCACGCTCCTGATCGGTGTGCTGCTCAACGGGATGACGATCCTCGACGTGCAGTACACGGCGCAGAACGTGATCAAGAGCACGATCCTGCTGGTGGCGCTGGTCGTCGACAGCTTCCTGAACCCGCGCGACGAGCAGGTCGCGCAGCAGGGAGACATCTGA
- a CDS encoding SDR family NAD(P)-dependent oxidoreductase, protein MAIGCDGKIALVVGGTRGIGRAAALALAEAGATVVPTGRSRESAAEVSAEIAKLGAKTLPLAFDVNDPEASAAAVDEVVRQFGRLDVLVGNAGISPYWKRSEQITPAMWDEVMGVNLRGLFFCMQAAGRHMLGRGSGSIIAVSSVTASVGVVRGLPYIASKGGLEATIRALAVEWGDRNVRVNGVAPGYVSTDLTHGLRDNADLSSTLLETIPLGRFAEPAEVAGMIVYLASDAASYVTGQSFIVDGGFAAGKLTVRKNGRPA, encoded by the coding sequence ATGGCGATAGGCTGCGACGGCAAGATCGCTCTGGTGGTGGGCGGCACGCGCGGCATCGGCCGTGCGGCGGCACTGGCGCTGGCCGAGGCCGGCGCCACGGTCGTGCCCACCGGCCGCTCGCGCGAGAGCGCGGCCGAGGTCTCGGCCGAGATCGCGAAGCTCGGCGCGAAGACCCTGCCGCTCGCCTTCGATGTCAACGATCCCGAAGCCTCGGCCGCGGCCGTGGACGAAGTGGTGCGCCAGTTCGGCCGCCTCGACGTGCTCGTCGGCAATGCCGGCATCAGCCCCTATTGGAAGCGCTCGGAGCAGATCACGCCGGCGATGTGGGACGAGGTGATGGGCGTCAATCTCCGCGGCCTGTTCTTCTGCATGCAGGCGGCGGGCCGCCACATGCTCGGCCGCGGCTCGGGCAGCATCATCGCGGTCTCCTCTGTCACGGCCTCGGTCGGGGTCGTGCGCGGCCTGCCCTATATCGCCTCCAAGGGCGGGCTCGAGGCGACCATCCGCGCGCTCGCGGTCGAATGGGGCGACCGCAATGTGCGCGTCAACGGCGTGGCGCCCGGCTATGTGTCGACCGACCTGACGCACGGCCTGCGCGACAATGCGGATCTGTCGAGCACGCTGCTCGAGACCATCCCGCTCGGCCGCTTCGCCGAGCCGGCCGAGGTGGCGGGCATGATCGTCTATCTCGCCTCGGACGCCGCCTCCTACGTGACGGGCCAGAGCTTCATCGTCGATGGCGGCTTCGCCGCCGGGAAGCTCACCGTGCGCAAGAACGGCCGGCCCGCATGA
- a CDS encoding SMP-30/gluconolactonase/LRE family protein, with amino-acid sequence MASFVARAVGGMFDAWLGRGAYAVTVPPMDGPLMPNNDLEEAAVALAAEAPDNLVVVNGALRFSSGSDVRELDLRQATARTVARYQAPVSALAALPDGGMAVGLTGGEILLSGGKRDGTVIAEWGDYRGVCPTALLAVGDALIVAQGAAGRGPDDWCRDLIERGASGSVWRLELGSRSATCLASGLAFPSGLALHRDGGILVSESWRHRVIKLAPQGGIAGAVVEHLPGYPSRLAPSALGGYWLAVFAPRSSLIEFVLREPEFKRRMIAEIPTEYWVAPSLTSGASFLEPMQSGGIKTMGIRKPWAPTRSYGLLVRLDAGLSILASHHSRADGRRHGVTSAVEQEGTVYATSKGGGLVLSLPASEPSR; translated from the coding sequence ATGGCCTCCTTCGTCGCCCGCGCCGTGGGAGGAATGTTCGACGCCTGGCTGGGACGGGGCGCTTATGCCGTCACGGTTCCGCCCATGGACGGGCCGTTGATGCCGAACAACGATCTGGAAGAGGCGGCGGTGGCGCTGGCGGCGGAGGCACCCGACAATCTGGTTGTGGTCAATGGCGCCCTGCGGTTCTCGAGCGGATCGGACGTGCGCGAACTCGACCTCCGGCAGGCCACGGCCCGAACCGTCGCCCGCTATCAGGCGCCGGTGAGCGCGCTCGCCGCGCTGCCCGACGGCGGCATGGCGGTCGGGCTGACGGGCGGGGAGATCCTGCTCTCCGGCGGCAAACGCGATGGCACCGTCATTGCCGAATGGGGCGATTACAGGGGTGTCTGTCCGACCGCCTTGCTGGCCGTCGGCGACGCGCTGATCGTCGCGCAGGGCGCCGCCGGGCGCGGGCCCGACGACTGGTGCCGGGATCTGATCGAGCGCGGGGCCAGCGGCTCGGTATGGCGGCTGGAGCTGGGAAGCCGTAGCGCCACCTGCCTCGCCAGCGGCCTGGCTTTTCCCAGCGGGCTCGCGCTGCATCGCGATGGCGGCATCCTGGTCAGCGAGAGCTGGCGCCATCGCGTGATCAAGCTCGCGCCCCAGGGCGGCATCGCCGGCGCGGTCGTCGAGCATCTCCCCGGCTACCCGTCGCGCCTGGCGCCGTCGGCCCTGGGCGGCTACTGGCTGGCGGTCTTCGCGCCGCGCAGCTCGCTGATCGAGTTCGTCCTGCGCGAGCCGGAGTTCAAGCGCCGGATGATCGCGGAGATCCCGACGGAATACTGGGTGGCGCCCAGCCTCACCAGCGGCGCAAGCTTCCTCGAGCCCATGCAGAGCGGCGGCATCAAGACCATGGGCATCCGCAAGCCCTGGGCGCCCACGCGGTCCTACGGTCTGCTGGTGCGGCTGGACGCCGGCCTGTCCATCCTCGCCAGCCATCACAGCCGCGCCGACGGCCGGCGCCATGGCGTCACCAGCGCCGTCGAGCAGGAGGGCACGGTCTATGCCACCAGCAAGGGTGGCGGTCTCGTCCTGTCCCTGCCCGCGAGCGAGCCGTCGAGGTGA
- a CDS encoding sugar ABC transporter substrate-binding protein: protein MKRLITMLLLGMLALAGDLSHGISRAAADDSGLTPEQLAMLKGKTVAFVPLSMGFDLTEGWSAMTRKQLEPLGINWVIRDPNWSTDAGAQAISTLIANKVDVLVVHNPDVQSYARLLKKAQDAGIYVVQVNMQSAAHTDAFVGGNFVEIGESDANLMVAKCGGGKGSSNKIAIVQGVLTAAASIERMQGINNVLSKHPEIEVVSNQAGDWDASKSRAITDTVLKQHPDLCGVIDFWDGAAMGSGAAIREAGKQDQVTLVTAGGGEQSACDNVSNGTFTVIDISDVRTQSDDIAKSVEKVLLAKQPAGADKQILYTPLVTASKETMRPDTCWSLKDYKTN from the coding sequence ATGAAGCGATTGATCACCATGCTGCTCTTGGGAATGCTGGCCCTGGCCGGCGATCTTTCCCACGGCATCAGCCGCGCGGCAGCCGACGACAGCGGCCTCACGCCCGAGCAGCTGGCGATGCTGAAGGGCAAGACCGTCGCCTTCGTTCCCCTGTCCATGGGCTTCGACCTCACCGAGGGCTGGAGCGCCATGACGAGGAAGCAGCTCGAGCCACTGGGCATCAACTGGGTCATCCGCGATCCCAACTGGAGCACCGATGCCGGCGCCCAGGCCATCTCGACGCTGATCGCGAACAAGGTCGACGTGCTGGTCGTCCATAACCCGGACGTCCAGTCCTACGCCCGGCTCCTGAAGAAGGCCCAGGATGCCGGCATCTATGTCGTCCAGGTCAACATGCAGTCGGCCGCCCATACCGACGCCTTCGTCGGCGGCAACTTCGTCGAGATCGGCGAATCCGATGCCAATCTCATGGTCGCCAAGTGCGGCGGCGGCAAGGGCTCGTCCAACAAGATCGCCATCGTCCAGGGCGTGCTGACGGCGGCGGCCTCGATCGAGCGCATGCAGGGCATCAACAACGTCCTCTCCAAGCATCCGGAGATCGAGGTGGTGTCCAACCAGGCCGGCGACTGGGACGCCTCGAAGTCCCGCGCCATCACCGACACGGTGCTGAAGCAGCATCCCGATCTCTGCGGCGTCATCGATTTCTGGGACGGCGCGGCCATGGGTTCGGGGGCGGCCATCCGCGAGGCCGGCAAGCAGGACCAGGTGACCCTGGTCACGGCGGGCGGCGGCGAGCAGTCGGCCTGCGACAACGTCTCCAACGGGACCTTCACGGTGATCGACATCTCCGACGTGCGCACCCAGTCGGACGACATCGCCAAATCCGTCGAGAAGGTCCTGCTGGCGAAGCAGCCCGCCGGCGCCGACAAGCAGATCCTCTACACGCCGCTCGTGACGGCGTCGAAGGAGACGATGCGGCCGGATACCTGCTGGAGCCTGAAGGACTACAAGACCAACTGA
- a CDS encoding acyl-CoA dehydrogenase family protein, translating into MKTGAAKRGETHQPFGEHVVMRENVEAGGLEPKEYEKLKAEIFEAIWRDLDPLEKEIEDNEHVDHAVVDPLLRKMRAFGLLVPKRYGGVGLSTSQYLPILAEFSKVQGGIRVLMHVHNTVAHGLSELATEEQRQQILPGVAEGTKSVAFGLTEPEHGTGMDIGTTARRDGDHYVINGRKWLITNSDIATHFVIFAKTDPKAGVAGVSAIIVERGTPGFTITPLPETMGCKGGEHGQLDLVDVRVPVANVLGREGQGILQMEELLEISRVFIAATSLGTAERAFELSLEFAKKRVTFGKPIAARQAIQRYIAEMGTDIYALRGMIQDAAAKWDQGRRIPAEASMCKLFGLEAVGRVTDRALLVHGGIGYTRQHPIERLYRDARLNWLEEGPPTIQYAVAATRFLAGYEWHV; encoded by the coding sequence ATGAAAACGGGCGCCGCGAAGCGGGGAGAAACGCACCAGCCGTTCGGCGAGCATGTCGTGATGCGCGAGAACGTGGAAGCGGGCGGGCTCGAGCCGAAGGAATACGAGAAGCTCAAGGCGGAGATCTTCGAGGCGATCTGGCGCGATCTCGATCCGCTCGAGAAGGAGATCGAGGACAACGAGCATGTCGATCACGCGGTGGTCGATCCGCTGCTGCGCAAGATGCGCGCCTTCGGCCTGCTCGTTCCCAAGCGCTATGGCGGCGTCGGGCTTTCCACCTCGCAATATCTGCCGATCCTGGCCGAATTTTCGAAGGTCCAGGGCGGCATCCGCGTCCTGATGCATGTCCACAACACCGTCGCCCACGGCCTCTCCGAGCTCGCCACCGAGGAGCAGCGGCAGCAGATCCTGCCGGGCGTGGCCGAGGGTACGAAGTCGGTCGCCTTCGGCCTGACCGAGCCGGAGCATGGCACCGGCATGGATATCGGCACCACCGCCCGGCGCGACGGCGATCATTACGTGATCAACGGCCGCAAATGGCTGATCACGAATTCCGACATCGCGACCCATTTCGTCATCTTCGCCAAGACCGACCCCAAGGCCGGCGTGGCGGGGGTGAGCGCGATCATCGTCGAGCGCGGCACGCCGGGCTTCACCATCACCCCGCTGCCAGAGACCATGGGCTGCAAGGGCGGCGAGCATGGCCAGCTCGACCTGGTCGATGTGCGCGTGCCGGTCGCGAACGTGCTGGGGCGGGAAGGGCAGGGCATCCTGCAGATGGAGGAGTTGCTGGAGATCAGCCGCGTCTTCATCGCCGCCACCTCGCTGGGCACGGCGGAACGCGCCTTCGAGCTCTCGCTCGAGTTCGCCAAGAAACGCGTCACCTTCGGCAAGCCGATCGCCGCGCGCCAGGCGATCCAGCGCTACATCGCCGAGATGGGCACCGACATCTACGCGCTGCGCGGCATGATCCAGGACGCGGCCGCGAAGTGGGACCAGGGCCGGCGCATTCCGGCCGAGGCCTCGATGTGCAAGCTCTTCGGCCTGGAGGCGGTCGGCCGCGTCACCGACCGGGCGCTGCTGGTGCATGGCGGCATCGGCTATACCCGCCAGCATCCGATCGAGCGGCTCTATCGCGACGCGAGGCTGAACTGGCTGGAAGAGGGGCCGCCCACGATCCAGTATGCGGTGGCGGCGACCCGCTTCCTCGCCGGCTACGAGTGGCACGTCTGA
- a CDS encoding MBL fold metallo-hydrolase, whose protein sequence is MTEIARSLPGQQPTGRLPADGGAGAPPPAELSYPIPETPDFARTLAIAPGILWLRMPLPRNLALDHINLWLIEESDGWTVVDTGIGTAETREVWEQVFAGPMGGRPIRRLLATHYHPDHMGSAGWLCDRFGITLDATLTDWLLARSLSLTSDADYVRGALPFYRSAGADDGLLGMVAQAGNPYAKSVGQVPLQVRRLQHGQTLTLGGRAWHVIVGEGHAPELATLWCPAEKLLISADQILPKISPNISVWSSEPEADNLALYLASMSRFQALPPDTLVLPSHGRPFIGLHRRLEALAGHHRDRLDQTLAACERPATAADLVKVLFRRPLDRHTVFFALGEALAHLNHLWAGGQLVRETDASGVTRFRRA, encoded by the coding sequence GTGACCGAGATCGCCCGCTCATTGCCGGGACAACAGCCGACCGGCAGGCTTCCGGCGGATGGCGGCGCCGGCGCGCCGCCGCCGGCGGAATTGTCCTACCCCATTCCCGAGACGCCGGACTTCGCCCGGACGCTCGCGATCGCGCCCGGCATCCTGTGGCTGCGCATGCCGCTGCCCCGCAACCTGGCGCTCGACCACATCAATCTTTGGCTGATCGAGGAGAGCGACGGCTGGACCGTCGTGGATACCGGCATCGGCACTGCCGAGACCCGCGAAGTCTGGGAGCAGGTTTTCGCCGGGCCGATGGGCGGGCGGCCGATCCGCCGCCTGCTGGCCACCCACTACCATCCCGACCATATGGGCTCGGCCGGCTGGCTCTGCGACCGTTTCGGCATCACCCTCGATGCCACGCTGACCGACTGGCTCCTGGCCCGCAGCCTCAGCCTGACCAGCGACGCGGATTATGTCCGAGGCGCCTTGCCCTTCTATCGCAGCGCCGGCGCCGACGACGGGCTGCTGGGGATGGTGGCGCAGGCCGGCAATCCCTATGCCAAGAGCGTCGGGCAGGTGCCGTTGCAAGTGCGACGCCTGCAGCACGGCCAGACGCTCACCCTGGGCGGTCGCGCCTGGCATGTCATCGTCGGCGAGGGCCATGCGCCGGAGCTGGCCACGCTCTGGTGCCCGGCGGAAAAGCTGCTGATCTCCGCCGACCAGATCCTGCCGAAGATCAGCCCGAATATCAGCGTCTGGAGCAGCGAGCCCGAGGCCGACAACCTGGCGCTCTACCTCGCCTCGATGAGCCGCTTCCAGGCGCTGCCGCCGGATACGCTGGTGCTGCCCTCTCATGGACGGCCGTTCATCGGCCTGCATCGGCGGCTCGAGGCCCTGGCCGGCCATCATCGCGACCGTCTCGATCAGACCCTGGCCGCGTGCGAGCGGCCGGCGACGGCCGCCGATCTGGTCAAGGTCCTGTTCCGCCGGCCGCTCGACCGCCACACCGTGTTCTTCGCCCTCGGCGAAGCCCTGGCCCATCTCAACCATCTGTGGGCGGGCGGCCAACTGGTGCGCGAAACCGATGCGTCGGGGGTCACCCGTTTCCGCCGGGCGTGA
- a CDS encoding ABC transporter permease, with product MSLRETAARLRYKYVPDHLLGEILSKNWIDNTIPFLALLASLLVFSSLIPDFLSLGNLTVAAKQLGEFTFVTYAMAVVMIAGGIDLSVGSNFALGNFTMLVLMNVAGWPAWLAAPAAILVCALIGLLNGWLIGYLRLRAFLTTLATLIIVRSLVDWLLLRYSVDIVMNVPDSPLRDFLADGIILYIPVSFWAAILFGIGAHIFLSRTRPGWHIMAIGGSRKSAYNVGISVRRTICLTYVASGALCGVAGALYAARLGSAGSDTGVGMEIMALTAAVLGGNSLGGGRGSVAKAIMGAIIVLTVTNGLVQLGLQSGASSIALGFILLLAIAVDVRWLKNRHKLLAKVYLSPAYLALPPSPSTAIGSDSPFALNDKLKDVDLIGLGQVEGPEDVIFDRAGNLYCGTRQGDIMRFPGPDHRTMELFAHVGGWPLGLAFDKDENLLICVGGMGLYGVRPNREVFKLTDETNRTRFSIIDDSRLRIADDLDIAPDGRVFFSEATVRYEAADWVYDAMEGRGNGRIVCYDPRNQRTHTVLRNLVFPNGVCLAHDGKSILFSETWGCRINRYWLEGPKAGTLERLIPALPGYPDNINRASDGTYWLALVGMRTPSMDLALQLPGFRRRMTHRVSAQELLFPNINTGCVVKFDDSGRVLGSLWDQSGQNHPMITSMREHQGHLYLGGLLNNRIGKYRIPGADPDWTGVASYWGTR from the coding sequence ATGTCGTTGCGCGAAACGGCAGCGAGATTGCGCTACAAATACGTGCCGGATCACCTTCTTGGCGAGATCCTCTCGAAGAACTGGATCGACAACACGATCCCGTTCCTGGCGCTGCTCGCCTCCCTCCTGGTCTTCAGCTCCCTGATCCCGGATTTCCTGTCGCTGGGAAACCTGACGGTCGCGGCCAAGCAGCTGGGCGAGTTCACCTTCGTCACCTACGCGATGGCGGTGGTGATGATCGCGGGTGGCATCGATCTGAGCGTCGGATCCAACTTCGCGCTCGGCAATTTCACGATGCTGGTGCTGATGAACGTCGCCGGCTGGCCGGCCTGGCTGGCGGCTCCGGCGGCGATCCTGGTCTGCGCCCTGATCGGTCTGCTCAATGGTTGGCTGATCGGCTATCTGCGCCTGCGCGCCTTCCTGACGACGCTGGCGACCCTGATCATCGTCCGCTCCCTGGTCGACTGGCTGCTGCTGCGCTACAGCGTCGACATCGTGATGAACGTGCCGGACTCGCCGCTGCGCGACTTCCTGGCGGACGGCATCATCCTCTATATCCCCGTCAGCTTCTGGGCCGCGATCCTGTTCGGCATCGGCGCCCATATCTTCCTCAGCCGCACCCGGCCCGGCTGGCACATCATGGCGATCGGCGGCTCGCGCAAGTCGGCCTACAATGTCGGCATCAGCGTGCGCCGCACCATCTGCCTCACCTATGTCGCCTCGGGCGCCCTGTGCGGCGTCGCCGGCGCTCTCTATGCCGCGCGCCTGGGCAGCGCCGGTTCCGACACGGGCGTCGGCATGGAGATCATGGCGCTAACGGCGGCCGTGCTCGGCGGCAACAGCCTGGGCGGCGGCCGCGGCTCCGTCGCCAAGGCGATCATGGGCGCGATCATCGTGCTCACCGTCACCAACGGCCTGGTGCAGCTCGGCCTGCAGAGCGGCGCCAGCTCGATCGCGCTGGGATTCATCCTGCTGCTGGCGATCGCGGTCGATGTCCGCTGGCTGAAGAACCGGCACAAGCTCCTGGCCAAGGTCTATCTGTCGCCCGCCTATCTGGCGCTGCCGCCCAGCCCCTCGACCGCGATCGGCTCGGATTCGCCCTTCGCCCTCAACGACAAGCTCAAGGATGTCGACCTGATCGGCCTGGGCCAGGTGGAGGGACCGGAAGACGTCATCTTCGACCGCGCCGGGAATCTCTATTGCGGCACGCGGCAGGGCGACATCATGCGATTCCCCGGCCCCGACCACCGCACCATGGAGCTGTTCGCGCATGTGGGCGGCTGGCCGCTCGGTCTCGCCTTCGACAAGGACGAGAACCTGCTGATCTGCGTCGGGGGCATGGGGCTCTACGGGGTGCGGCCGAACCGGGAGGTGTTCAAGCTCACCGACGAGACCAACCGGACCCGCTTCTCGATCATCGACGATTCCCGCCTGCGGATCGCCGACGATCTCGACATCGCGCCGGACGGCCGGGTGTTCTTCAGCGAAGCCACCGTGCGATACGAGGCCGCGGACTGGGTCTATGACGCGATGGAAGGGCGGGGCAACGGCCGCATCGTCTGCTACGACCCGCGCAACCAGCGCACCCATACCGTTCTGCGCAACCTGGTCTTCCCCAACGGCGTCTGCCTGGCGCATGACGGGAAGTCGATCCTGTTCAGCGAGACCTGGGGCTGCCGCATCAACCGCTACTGGCTGGAAGGGCCGAAGGCCGGCACGCTGGAACGCCTGATCCCGGCTCTGCCGGGCTATCCCGACAACATCAACCGCGCGTCGGACGGCACCTACTGGTTGGCGCTGGTCGGCATGCGCACCCCCTCGATGGATCTGGCGCTTCAGCTCCCGGGTTTCCGCCGCCGCATGACCCACCGCGTGTCGGCCCAGGAGCTGCTGTTCCCCAACATCAACACGGGCTGCGTGGTGAAGTTCGACGACAGCGGCCGGGTGCTCGGCTCGCTGTGGGACCAGAGCGGCCAGAATCACCCGATGATCACCTCGATGCGCGAGCATCAGGGCCATCTCTATCTGGGCGGGCTCCTCAACAACCGCATCGGCAAATACCGGATCCCCGGGGCCGACCCGGATTGGACCGGCGTCGCGAGCTATTGGGGGACCCGGTGA
- a CDS encoding SDR family NAD(P)-dependent oxidoreductase produces MNVKDKIALVTGAASGLGLATARKLVSAGAKVLCLDLGEDRLRAAVADLGNKALAHATDVADEEAVREAVALAVRHFGTVHIAVNCAGVVDAARTISKGKTFPTATWDKVVGINLTGSYNVIKHAALAMERNEPDAEGGERGVIVNTASGAAWQGQVGQAAYSASKAGVMGLTLPVARDLATVGIRVVSIAPGMFDTAMASGLPPNILSGIVDKMILFPNRLGRPDEFAGLVLHIAENAYLNATTITIDGGARISTR; encoded by the coding sequence ATGAACGTGAAAGACAAGATCGCCCTGGTCACGGGCGCGGCTTCGGGTCTCGGTCTCGCCACCGCCCGCAAGCTGGTGAGCGCCGGCGCCAAGGTCCTGTGTCTCGATCTCGGCGAGGATCGGCTCCGCGCGGCCGTCGCCGATCTCGGCAACAAGGCGCTCGCGCATGCGACCGACGTCGCCGACGAGGAGGCCGTGCGCGAGGCGGTGGCGCTCGCCGTCCGCCATTTCGGGACCGTCCATATCGCCGTGAATTGCGCCGGGGTGGTCGATGCGGCGAGGACCATCTCCAAGGGCAAGACCTTTCCGACCGCGACCTGGGACAAGGTCGTGGGGATCAACCTCACCGGCAGCTACAACGTCATCAAGCATGCGGCGCTCGCCATGGAGCGCAACGAGCCCGACGCCGAAGGCGGCGAGCGCGGCGTCATCGTCAATACCGCGTCCGGGGCCGCCTGGCAGGGGCAGGTCGGGCAGGCCGCCTACAGCGCCAGCAAGGCGGGCGTCATGGGCCTCACCCTGCCGGTCGCGCGGGACCTGGCGACGGTCGGCATCCGCGTCGTCTCCATCGCACCGGGCATGTTCGACACGGCCATGGCGTCGGGCCTGCCGCCCAACATCCTGTCCGGCATCGTCGACAAGATGATCCTGTTTCCGAACCGGCTGGGCCGTCCCGACGAGTTCGCGGGGCTGGTCCTGCATATCGCGGAGAACGCCTACCTCAACGCGACCACGATCACCATCGATGGCGGCGCCCGGATCTCGACACGCTGA
- a CDS encoding thiolase family protein, whose translation MSDIYIVGVGMTPFGKFLDRSVKDLVHAATRDALKDAGASLADIGAAFYSNTVQGALEGQLMVGGQVALRSMGFEGIPITNVENACASASTAFHLAYTNLKAGMSDVALAVGADKMFDKDKAKTAAVFNGAWDVHDVEHITRSLIALGEGVEPPPGRKEEGGLRSVFMDVYAALAKSHMKRFGTTERQLAAVAAKNHHHSVHNERSQYRNDMTVEEVLAARMISWPLTLPMCAPISDGGAAAVLCREEALSRFDRSRAVKVCATVLASGVNRAADDAEDHICRRAALRAYDQAGIGPDDISVVELHDASAFAEIVQVENLGLCEIGKGGWLAERGETALGGRVPVNPSGGLESKGHPIGATGLGQIFELVTQLRGEAGPRQVPKARFALAENGGGFYGFEEAAACITILGRDRAAAA comes from the coding sequence ATGTCGGACATCTATATCGTCGGCGTCGGCATGACGCCCTTCGGCAAGTTCCTCGACCGCTCGGTCAAGGACCTGGTGCATGCGGCGACCCGCGACGCGCTGAAGGATGCCGGCGCGAGCCTCGCCGATATCGGCGCCGCCTTCTATTCCAACACGGTCCAGGGCGCGCTCGAAGGCCAGCTCATGGTCGGCGGCCAGGTCGCGCTGCGCAGCATGGGGTTCGAGGGCATCCCGATCACCAATGTCGAGAATGCCTGCGCCAGCGCGAGCACGGCCTTCCATCTCGCCTATACCAACCTGAAGGCGGGCATGTCGGACGTGGCGCTCGCGGTCGGCGCCGACAAGATGTTCGACAAGGACAAGGCCAAGACGGCCGCCGTCTTCAACGGCGCCTGGGACGTCCATGACGTGGAGCATATCACCCGCTCGCTGATCGCGCTGGGCGAGGGGGTCGAGCCGCCGCCCGGCCGCAAGGAGGAAGGCGGTCTGCGCAGCGTCTTCATGGATGTCTATGCGGCGCTGGCGAAGTCGCACATGAAGCGCTTCGGCACCACCGAGCGCCAGCTCGCCGCGGTGGCCGCGAAGAACCACCATCATTCCGTCCATAACGAGCGCTCGCAATATCGCAACGACATGACGGTGGAGGAGGTGCTGGCCGCGCGCATGATCTCCTGGCCGCTGACGCTGCCGATGTGCGCGCCGATCAGCGACGGGGGCGCCGCCGCCGTGCTGTGCCGGGAAGAGGCGCTGTCGCGCTTCGACCGCAGCCGGGCGGTCAAGGTCTGCGCCACCGTGCTGGCCAGCGGCGTCAACCGCGCCGCCGACGATGCGGAGGACCATATCTGCCGGCGGGCCGCCCTCAGGGCCTACGACCAGGCCGGCATCGGGCCGGACGATATTTCGGTCGTCGAGCTTCATGACGCATCGGCCTTCGCCGAGATCGTCCAGGTCGAGAATCTGGGCTTGTGCGAGATCGGGAAGGGCGGATGGCTGGCCGAGCGCGGCGAGACCGCGCTGGGCGGCCGCGTTCCCGTCAACCCGTCGGGCGGGCTGGAATCCAAGGGCCATCCGATCGGTGCCACCGGCCTGGGGCAGATCTTCGAGCTCGTCACGCAGCTGCGCGGCGAGGCGGGGCCCCGGCAGGTGCCGAAGGCGCGCTTCGCCCTCGCGGAGAACGGCGGCGGGTTCTACGGCTTCGAGGAGGCCGCCGCCTGCATCACCATCCTGGGCCGCGATCGAGCGGCTGCGGCGTAA